The DNA window CACAAACACCGCCAACAGCACCAGGGTCGTGGCGATCACCGGCCCGGCGATCTGCCGCAGCGCCTGGGCGGTGGCCTGCAGGCGATCCAGTCCTTCCGCCATTTTGGTTTCGACATTCTCCACCACCACAATGGCGTCATCCACCACCATCGTCAGGGCAAGAATAATCGCGAACAGGCTGAGGGTGTTGGCGCTGTAGCCCAGCAGATAGAGCACCGCAAAGGTGCCGATCAGTGACACCGGGATCGCCAGGGCCACGATCAGCGTCGCCCGCCAGCTCTGCAGGAACAGCGACACCACCACCACCACCGCCAGCAGGGTCAGCGCCAGCGAGACGCCGATCTCTTTGATCGTCGCCGCCACAAAGCGGGTGGTATCGAACTTCACCTCCCAGGTGAGATCCGCCGGAAAGCGAGTGTGCAGGCGGTTAAGCTCCGCGCGCACCGCGCTGGCGACCTGCAGGGCGTTGGCGGTAGGCGTCGGATAGATCCCCAGATAGGCCGACGCTTTACCGTTCAGCTGCGCGCCGGAGCTGTAGCTGCGGGCGCCCAGCTCGATGGTCGCCACGTCGGCGAGGCGCACCAGCTGCCCCTGCGCGCCGCGGCGGAGGATAATCTCGCCAAAGCTGGCCGCCTCGTTCAGACGCCCCAGTCCGTTGATGGTCAGCGTCTGCTGCTGGCCGTTGAACACCGGTGGGGTGCCCACCTGCCCCGCCGCCCCCTGCACATTCTGCTCGCGCAGCGCCTGGGCAACGTCATCCGTAGTGATGTTAAGGGCGTTCATGCGGTCCGGGCGCAGCCAGATGCGCATGCTGTAATCCCGGGCGCCAAACATCTGCACCTCGCCGACGCCGGGCAGGCGGGCCAGCGCCTCGCGCACCTGGGTGCTGGCGTAATTGCTGACAAACAGCGGCGACAGCGTGCCCAGCGGCGAGTAAAGGCTTACCCCCATCAGCAGGTTGCTGGCGCGCTTGCGCACCTGGACGCCATTCTGCTGCACTTCCGCCGGAAGCTGCGCCAGCGCCTGCGCCACCCGGTTTTGCACGTCGATCGCCGCCAGATCGGCATCGGTGCCTGCCGCGAAGGTGATACTCAGGCGGTACGTCCCCTCGTCCGAGCTGGTGGACTCCATATACAGCATATGATCGACGCCGTTGAGCTGGGTCTCCAGCGGGACGGCGATGGCCTCCGCCACGTCTGACGCGCTGGCGCCCGGCCAGCTGGCGGTGACGTTCACCACCGGGGGCGTGATCGCCGGGTATTGCTCCACCGGGATCAGCTTCAGCGATACCGCGCCGACAAAGGTCAGCAGCAGCGCGATCACCATCGCAAATCGCGGACGACGGATAAAAAAGGTCAGCATCCCCTCTCCTTAGCTAGTTCAGCACCTGCACCGCGGCGCCTTCGCGCAGCCGCTGCGCGCCGTCAGTGATCACCTGCTCGCCCGCCTGCAGCCCTTTCTCGACCGCAAACTGCTGCCCCTGTTGCCCCTGTTGCCCCGCAAGGGTCAGACGACGCTGCCCGGCGGTGTGGTCCGGCTTCAGCACCCAGCTGAAAAAGCCCTGCGGATCCTGCTGCACGGCGGCAGCCGGGATCATCACCCGCGACGACAGCGCTTGCGGACGGAACAGGATCGTCACGCTGCCGCCCGGCAGCAGACGGTGCTGCGGATTGGCAAACTCCGCCCGCACCGCCACGCTGCCGGTGCGGGCGTCGATCCGGTTATCGATGGAGGTCAACACGCCGTCGCGCCGTTTGCCATCCACGTCAATTTGCGCCAGCCATGCCTGCTTCAGGGCGTGGATGTCGGCATGCTGGCCGGTTTTGCTGAAAAACGCGGCTTCGTCGAGGGCAAACGACACCCGTACCGGATCGAGCTGCACGATGTCCGCCAGCACCCCGCTGGACGGGTTGACCAGCGTCCCGACGTGAAAGGCGCTGTGGCCCACCCGCCCGGTCACCGGCGCCGCAATCCGGGTATAACCGAGCACAATCTGCTGAGCCTCGACGCGGGCTTTCGCCTGCTGCACGGCGGCGGCGGCGACGTCGCGCTGCATCCGGGCCGTGTCGAGGTCGTTGCGGCTGATGGAGTGGTTGTTGATGAGCCGCTCATAGCGAGTGAGCAGCTGCTGCGACTGGCGTAGCGAGGCTTCGGCGCTTTTCAGCTCGGCCTGCGCCAGGGCCAGCGCCGCGCGGGGCTGCGCGTCGTCGAGGGTAAACAGCAGGTCGCCCTCGGTCACATACTGCCCGTCCTGGAAGTGGCGCTGAACAATCACCCCTTCGGTGCGCGCGCGAATGTCGACGGCGCGGATCGCCTCGACCCGCCCGGGGATGGCGCGTTCTTCAGCGTGAGGAGCCCGTTCTACCGTGGCGATGCGGACCGGCACCGCCGGCGCGGCGGTCGCCGTCAGGACGCTGCCGCCCAGGACGCAGGCCAGCAGCGCAAAGCGAAAGGTGTTAATCATAGAGGATCCTTGCGAAAGTAACGCGCGCCTGCAGCCAGGCGCGCGAGATCGATCAGGCCGTTTTGCGGAACCGGCGCGTCAGACGCTTCTCGACTTCCACCACCAGGAACATGGCGATGCCGATGACCAGGGTGACAAACCAGTAGCGCAGCGGCAGCGCTTCCGTGCCAAACATGCTCTGCATCAGCGGGACATAGATAATCACCAGCTGCATCAGCAGCAGGACACCGGTCACCAGCCAGATGCCTTTATTGCGCAGCA is part of the Klebsiella quasipneumoniae subsp. quasipneumoniae genome and encodes:
- a CDS encoding efflux RND transporter periplasmic adaptor subunit codes for the protein MINTFRFALLACVLGGSVLTATAAPAVPVRIATVERAPHAEERAIPGRVEAIRAVDIRARTEGVIVQRHFQDGQYVTEGDLLFTLDDAQPRAALALAQAELKSAEASLRQSQQLLTRYERLINNHSISRNDLDTARMQRDVAAAAVQQAKARVEAQQIVLGYTRIAAPVTGRVGHSAFHVGTLVNPSSGVLADIVQLDPVRVSFALDEAAFFSKTGQHADIHALKQAWLAQIDVDGKRRDGVLTSIDNRIDARTGSVAVRAEFANPQHRLLPGGSVTILFRPQALSSRVMIPAAAVQQDPQGFFSWVLKPDHTAGQRRLTLAGQQGQQGQQFAVEKGLQAGEQVITDGAQRLREGAAVQVLN